In a single window of the Sylvia atricapilla isolate bSylAtr1 chromosome 18, bSylAtr1.pri, whole genome shotgun sequence genome:
- the SOCS3 gene encoding suppressor of cytokine signaling 3, giving the protein MVTHSKFPAAGMSRPLDTSLRLKTFSSKSEYQLVVNTVRKLQESGFYWSTVTGGEANLLLSTEPAGTFLIRDSSDQRHFFTLSVKTESGTKNLRIQCEGGSFSLQSDPHSSQPVPRFDCVLKLVHHYMPPTPCAVPEQSGGALHPKRTYYIYSGGEKIPLVLSRPLSSSVSTLQHLCRKTVNGHLDSYEKMTQLPAPIKEFLDQYDAPL; this is encoded by the coding sequence ATGGTCACCCACAGCAAGTTCCCCGCCGCCGGGATGAGCCGCCCCCTGGACACCAGCCTGCGCCTCAAGACTTTCAGCTCCAAGAGCGAGTACCAGCTGGTGGTGAACACCGTACGCAAGCTGCAGGAGAGCGGCTTCTACTGGAGCACGGTGACAGGTGGTGAAGCCAACCTGCTGCTGAGCACCGAGCCGGCTGGCACCTTCCTCATCAGGGACAGCTCAGACCAGAGGCACTTCTTCACCCTCAGCGTCAAGACAGAGTCGGGCACCAAGAACCTGCGCATCCAGTGCGAGGGCGGCAGCTTCTCCCTGCAGAGTgatccccacagcagccagcccGTGCCCCGCTTTGACTGTGTGCTCAAGCTGGTCCATCACTACATGCCACCCACACCCTGCGCTGTCCCTGAGCAGTCTGGAGGGGCCCTGCACCCCAAGCGCACCTACTACATCTACTCAGGTGGCGAGAAGATCCCCCTGGTGCTGAGCCGCCCGCTCTCCTCTAGTGTCTccaccctgcagcacctctgccgCAAGACTGTCAACGGGCACCTGGACTCCTATGAGAAGATGACTCAGCTGCCGGCCCCCATCAAGGAGTTCCTGGACCAGTACGATGCCCCTCTCTAA